The Eleutherodactylus coqui strain aEleCoq1 chromosome 6, aEleCoq1.hap1, whole genome shotgun sequence genome window below encodes:
- the LOC136632000 gene encoding phospholipase A2 inhibitor NAI-like gives MTMSSCLLLTCLLAAIVSTGYSLSCIECTSMNGAICNAATKACPPEYDSCLLSYIITSIGGMEVTKTYIRQCGPSSLCSKTGSISLPNGKMKTGTTCCKTSDCMPANPTLPPDSNKKNGMKCKTCFAPNSPSCDTDLYTSCLGNETVCITQVVNRTGDIPTTTTMRGCATTEMCEPARQVWHLEKMTVYLENTCTNNGVYVRPRLLLLIIPLWLFSLILSH, from the exons GTTATTCGCTGTCCTGTATTGAATGCACATCGATGAACGGCGCTATATGCAATGCAGCAACGAAGGCCTGCCCCCCCGAGTACGACTCTTGTCTTCTGTCCTATATCATCACCTCCATTG gTGGAATGGAAGTAACAAAAACATATATCCGACAATGTGGACCAAGCAGCTTGTGCTCAAAAACTGGAAGCATCAGCCTCCCCAATGGTAAAATGAAGACTGGGACCACCTGCTGTAAGACCAGTGACTGTATGCCTGCCAATCCAACCC TTCCTCCAGActccaataaaaaaaatggcatgaAATGTAAGACATGTTTTGCACCAAACTCTCCGTCTTGTGACACTGATCTGTACACCAGCTGCCTTGGAAATGAGACAGTTTGTATCACTCAGGTCGTGAACagaacag GGGACATTCCCACCACAACAACTATGCGAGGCTGTGCCACCACAGAGATGTGTGAACCCGCCCGCCAAGTGTGGCACCTGGAAAAGATGACTGTCTACCTAGAGAACACTTGCACAAACAATGGGGTCTACGTACGACCCCGCCTGCTCCTGTTGATCATCCCGCTCTGGCTCTTTTCCTTGATACTTAGTCACTGA